The Gymnogyps californianus isolate 813 chromosome 5, ASM1813914v2, whole genome shotgun sequence DNA segment TGCATGCCTTTGCTTGGCCGGACCTGAGCCCTCCCTTAACGcattctcctcccttcctctcatGGCCTGCAGGATTCCTACAGAAAGCAAGTCGTTATCGACGGAGAGACCTGCTTGTTGGACATCTTGGATACCGCGGGGCAAGAGGAGTACAGTGCCATGAGAGACCAGTACATGAGAACAGGGGAAGGGTTCCTCTGTGTCTTCGCCATCAACAACACCAAGTCCTTTGAAGATATTCACCAGTACAGGTCAGTATCCTGGGAAGGGCCCCTTCCCTCTTGCCCTGTGCAAAGCGGAGGCCTTGCTGCtgcaccctcctgccctcccttttAGATCAGGCCCTGCGGTGGAAGCACCTGCTGCCAGCAAAGACAATTAGCTCAAGTGGCCATTCCCCAGGGAAGAGACAGAGCAGACAGCTAATGTCAGTGACTCCAATAAAACCTATCCAAAGGGATTGCTTGTGGCCTTTGGGGACTTGGTAATGTAATGTTTAAGTGTTTATGGTGACTAAAGAGAGAGCTGATCCTCTATgacctcctcccttccctccctaaTTAATGGAATGGCTTTGTTAGTGCAATCGATCTCAGCAACTTCTGCTGGgcccaggagctgggagaggaggctgggaagggcagggatGGCTGCTTCCCCCACTGGCAGCCATTGCGGCGAGGCTGTGGTCTGCCAGCCGCATGCACACAGGGAGAGGCAGTCCTGGTGCTTTGGAGCTCGGTTTCAACCAGGGCAAagatggggcaggaggagagtcAGAGCCCCGGTGAGGTGACTTGCCCAAGAGCGTGTACTGGGGGTgcagtggcagagcagggacccCATCCTGGTGTGGTCCTGCTTTGGCTGCACACAGGTTACCCATCCCACTTCTCCCCCCTGCTGCCGCCACCCCTACAGagctggagagccaaggagatGATATAAATGCAGTGGGAGTCTTCCCTGGTTACCCCAATGCTAGCTTAGGGAGGGATCTCCgctttgtgccttttttttggGGCTTGGCTGTGATGGGAGGCACTTGCAGAGGATGCAAGAAATGGCTCTGCCTGTCCCCACTCTGTCCACTGCCCACCAAGGGACCGTGTACCCCGATCCCTCGTCATAAGCCTGGGTCCCAGATAACCCTGTAGCTCAAAGCACAGGCACAGCCCTTCCTTGCTCCGTAGTCAGAGGTGCTGCTCCGAGCTGTCGAGACGTCTCAGTCTTCGGCTAGCAGGTGTGTTCAGTGTAATAACTATACAGTTGGGCTAATTTGGCTTGTTTTAGCTGAACCGGAGGACAAAGGATGGGATTTTCCTAAACCACCTGAGAGATTCAGCAGCATTCATCCttgtgctggggctggtgccTGTGAATCACTTCACAGGATGGCTCAATTTCAAGCCCCGGTTTTAATCATGATGTAAATCACCGGCTTTCATCTCGTTTTGCCTGTGCTCTTTGTGTTTgcacttttaaaagaatattccCCAGAGAAATGCTGGCTCTCCCTGGTTAGTAACCATTAGGAGGTATCTCTTTTCAGCTAAGTGTAGCCTGTGCACTAAATTTAGTACTTGCGTTTGCTGATCAGGATGTTACATGGAACATTTAAGTAGCTTTATGGCATATCATACATATAGTCAGACTTCATTTCTGTGTTctactacattaaaaaaagatgattgattttttttttttgtgtgtgtgtgtgttacatGTCCAGCTGCTTTTGGATGgaaatttgaatttaattaaaatgcagaaatcagcattttaaataatgcttttattagATAAATAAAACCACGTTAAATGTTCTGGATgcatgaacaagaaaaaaaaaagctgttttgcatCTGAAGTTAAATGCTTTAATAAACAAAGGAAGTTGCTATTTATCAGGAGGGAATTGAATGGATTGTTTGTGGTCATAATGGCCTTTAAGACTTCTAGAAGTGGTAGATCTCATCCTCTCCCACCTAGTTTTAAATCCGAGGTTGGAATGAAGAAGCAAGCATTACAGCTCTTTTGCTTCCCAGTTGGTTTCTCAACTTTGAGTGACCTGAACTAAactgaaaggaagcaaatacTGCCTGTGCATCTGCAGAAAAGGTTTCGGCTGCCAAAAGCTGGTTTATCAGCTCAGCAAATTCTGGttgcaggtgatttttttttttttttttttttttaatccccatTGAGGGGGATTACTTGATCTAAATGTTGGAAGTAACACAGGTAACTGCTTGagtattcatttttatttagcttaAACTATATTAAGCTCATGTCTTAATATACATTGTCATAATTTCAAGTTGTGTTTTGTAAACAGTTGCATTTAAAGAGCAGAAGCATGTTTAGTTTTAGTTTCCAAAAGTGCCCTAGCTATTTTGCTGTTTACTCACGTGCCATGGTCATTTACGTTCTCCTGAAAGCCCAACACAAGGCACTTGGTAGGAACAAAGCATAGCTGTTAATTCTTGACGAAGAAGCTGGTGGGGCGTGTCCTGGAGCTGcccccttttctcccttcaCTTTGGCACCTCTTACTCTTGCAGGGAGCAGATCAAGAGGGTGAAAGACTCAGATGATGTTCCCATGGTGCTGGTGGGAAATAAATGTGACCTACCAGCCCGGACAGTGGAGACCCGGCAAGCGCAGGACCTGGCCCGGAGTTACGGGATCCCCTACATAGAAACGTCTGCCAAAACCAGACAGGTAGGAGGagagttttaaacaaaatcttctttttcttctcttttctccagtgCTGTCCTGGAGAGGCAGGAACAGGCAGACACCACCTTGCAGACAGATAGGGTGCAAGGGCCGGAGTTAGTTGCTTCCACAAGGCTAAAAGCTCCCCTGTCCGGGCTTGAGCCTCCAATCCGGAGAAGTGTGGAATTCATGCTCTGGCAGCAGTGAAGGGAAGATGCCTTCTAAGGGCTTTCTCCAAGGCTCTGGAATAACCCCTGTAGTCACTGCAGGTCAGCTAAGCTCAGGGGACTTGGCTAACCTCATCCGTGGTCTATTTTGGCAGACCTACAGGCAGAATATACTAGTGCTGGAAGGACCAAGCGGGGCTCCCAGAGCACAAAGCTGGAAATGGAACAGCTGATACCTTCAGTGGTCTAGTGGTGGCTGTTCTCTTAGGTGGTAGACCTCATTCAGGCTGCTAAAGCTGATGAATCTCAAGGACTTAAGAGCTCCATGGCCTCGTGGTTGCTCATTCAATCTCGCTCTCTGTTCGGGGTCCACACTAAGATCCCTGTTAGTCTTCCCAGCTTGGTTTTGTGCCTTTAACTCTGCAATCTACGCTCCTGGAAGATGGTGCTAGGGACACCTAGCTGGG contains these protein-coding regions:
- the HRAS gene encoding GTPase HRas produces the protein MTEYKLVVVGAGGVGKSALTIQLIQNHFVDEYDPTIEDSYRKQVVIDGETCLLDILDTAGQEEYSAMRDQYMRTGEGFLCVFAINNTKSFEDIHQYREQIKRVKDSDDVPMVLVGNKCDLPARTVETRQAQDLARSYGIPYIETSAKTRQGVEDAFYTLVREIRQHKLRKLNPPDESGPGCMNCKCVIS